Proteins from a single region of Cytophagaceae bacterium:
- a CDS encoding tetratricopeptide repeat protein, which produces MLGQAFLNGQTGQALFKTKEGAFALNLRKQTTKPCVRQDVDFFFDSETEIDTLENVTVEQVFEQLKTQKHNFDALNSTIAGFDPVLSISTRKMAIQQAESLLGDTNTYNFVQNRLFGNHVPKEADLTQALGISQSNGCNKTSYFYECLAQKGEVIGGLQFFFSQKVLNYELSQTLPRIKDTFESEGVFTSFFKAAIKADEKALNKIVLDLSFNASLKKYIPQLSKFLTDFKNDVQNNFFENDYIHVAHEENEIDFDQNDYNINELLTNFISLDKYKKKDQKITKKTKKRTFTEDFQGKLANNIEIIIAFAQENDIYNVQKRAYQLLEHNCRNSRQADVIKTLTNLSQRFFDINQLDLAEEFVGYIDILGNYDDAFPFTLRTNILLKRGYYEEAENIINQTIKDFPNDIVPRTIKAEILKAKGQYEDAEKLIDQIIKDFPKEIVPRNIKAEILKAKGQYELAEELIDQTIQNFPNEIVPRTIKVEILKVTGQYEEAEKLIDQIIKDFPNDIVSRTIKAEILKAQGQYEEAEKLIDQIIKDFPKEIVPRTIKTEILKAIGQYEDAEKLINQIIKDFPKEIVPRNIKAEILKVQGQYEKALSCYDETIKLFPNYSYTKIGRLSVLLLLGKLQIADFRKWDEKPILKNSDDRVEYHILGMFNLKKGNFQKALAIFENGYSQSKNIEDIQYYLTAISVTKIRLKLSYDIKALYEANEINKTIANKPFNKMLIAHAAIENKKIVEAQNILNAMTPQVPHLIILRNDLLTYSNNKTGLSGVVRNRIYDEEMFLLMAV; this is translated from the coding sequence ATGTTAGGGCAAGCATTTTTAAATGGACAAACTGGACAAGCACTCTTTAAAACAAAAGAGGGTGCTTTTGCATTGAATCTCCGAAAACAAACTACTAAACCATGTGTTAGGCAAGATGTTGATTTCTTTTTTGATAGCGAAACCGAAATTGATACCTTAGAAAATGTAACTGTTGAGCAGGTTTTTGAGCAGTTAAAAACTCAAAAACACAATTTTGATGCTCTAAACTCTACTATTGCAGGTTTTGACCCTGTGTTGTCAATAAGTACTCGAAAAATGGCTATCCAACAAGCTGAAAGCCTTTTGGGAGACACCAATACGTATAATTTTGTGCAAAATCGCTTGTTTGGAAATCATGTTCCTAAAGAAGCCGATTTAACTCAAGCTCTAGGTATTAGCCAATCCAATGGCTGTAATAAAACTTCTTATTTCTACGAATGTCTTGCTCAAAAAGGTGAAGTGATAGGTGGCTTACAGTTTTTTTTTAGCCAAAAAGTTCTGAATTATGAACTAAGCCAAACGCTTCCTCGTATAAAAGATACTTTTGAGAGCGAAGGTGTTTTTACTAGTTTTTTTAAGGCTGCCATTAAAGCCGACGAAAAAGCCCTCAACAAAATCGTACTTGATTTGTCGTTTAATGCTTCTCTAAAAAAATATATACCTCAGCTAAGTAAGTTTTTGACTGATTTTAAAAATGACGTACAAAACAATTTCTTTGAAAACGACTATATTCATGTGGCTCATGAAGAAAATGAGATTGATTTTGACCAAAACGACTACAATATTAATGAGTTATTGACAAACTTTATTAGCCTAGATAAATACAAGAAGAAAGACCAAAAAATAACTAAAAAAACAAAAAAACGTACTTTTACCGAGGATTTTCAAGGAAAACTTGCAAATAACATTGAAATCATCATTGCTTTTGCCCAAGAAAATGACATTTATAACGTACAAAAAAGAGCTTACCAACTTTTAGAGCATAATTGCAGAAATAGCAGACAAGCTGACGTAATAAAAACCTTAACTAATCTTTCTCAACGTTTTTTTGACATTAACCAATTAGACCTTGCTGAAGAATTTGTAGGCTATATTGATATTTTAGGCAATTATGATGACGCTTTCCCTTTTACATTAAGAACAAACATTTTGTTGAAAAGAGGATATTACGAGGAGGCAGAAAATATAATTAATCAAACTATTAAAGATTTTCCAAATGATATTGTACCAAGAACTATCAAAGCTGAGATTTTGAAGGCAAAAGGACAATATGAAGACGCTGAAAAATTAATCGACCAAATAATCAAAGATTTTCCAAAAGAAATTGTTCCAAGAAATATCAAAGCTGAGATTTTGAAGGCAAAAGGGCAATATGAGTTAGCCGAAGAATTAATCGACCAAACAATCCAAAATTTTCCAAATGAAATTGTACCAAGAACTATCAAAGTTGAGATTTTGAAAGTAACAGGACAATATGAGGAAGCTGAAAAATTAATTGACCAAATAATTAAGGATTTTCCAAATGACATTGTTTCAAGAACGATTAAAGCCGAGATTTTAAAAGCACAAGGACAATATGAGGAAGCTGAAAAGTTAATTGACCAAATTATCAAAGATTTTCCAAAAGAAATTGTTCCACGAACCATCAAAACTGAGATTTTAAAGGCAATAGGACAATATGAAGACGCTGAAAAATTAATCAATCAAATTATCAAAGATTTTCCAAAAGAAATTGTTCCAAGAAATATCAAAGCTGAGATTTTGAAGGTACAAGGACAATATGAAAAAGCATTAAGTTGTTATGATGAAACTATTAAACTATTCCCTAACTACAGTTATACAAAAATAGGCCGCCTTTCCGTTTTGCTCTTACTTGGAAAATTACAAATTGCTGATTTCAGAAAATGGGATGAAAAACCTATACTAAAAAATTCGGATGATAGAGTTGAGTACCATATTTTGGGCATGTTTAATTTAAAAAAGGGAAATTTTCAAAAAGCATTGGCTATTTTCGAGAATGGTTATTCTCAGTCTAAAAATATCGAAGATATTCAATATTATTTAACAGCAATCAGTGTGACAAAAATCAGATTGAAGCTTTCCTATGACATAAAGGCATTGTATGAAGCTAATGAAATAAATAAAACAATTGCAAATAAACCATTTAACAAAATGCTTATTGCACATGCCGCAATTGAGAATAAAAAAATAGTAGAGGCACAAAATATATTGAATGCCATGACTCCGCAAGTACCACATTTAATAATCCTACGTAATGATCTTTTGACTTATTCCAATAATAAAACTGGTTTAAGTGGAGTTGTACGTAATCGTATCTACGATGAAGAAATGTTTTTATTGATGGCAGTCTGA
- a CDS encoding endo-1,4-beta-xylanase, which translates to MKKNILKKSLLGILLPAFFLTQISCAQKNVKTLKSAYKKDFVMGVAIGTEHILEKDAKANELIKSEYNGITAENIMKAEVIHPQWDKYNFDLADKFVDLGKKNNMYITGHTLVWHSQLPPFIRRNTSKDSVQTFMRNHIATVAGRYAGKIDSWDVVNEALEEDGTLRKSVYLKTLGEGYIQEAFELAAKADPKAALYYNDYNIEQPAKRKGAIEIVKKLKAAGVKIDGVGIQGHWSINTLNLQEIEDAIVDFSKLGVKVAFTELDLTVLPNPWDMKGADVNQSYKNSPQMNPYTAGMPDSVGVVLAQKYEDLFKLFLKHKDTISRITFWGVNDGHSWLNGFPIRGRVNYPLLFDRNYEKKKAYFSVLNLKK; encoded by the coding sequence ATGAAAAAGAACATATTGAAAAAAAGTTTGTTAGGGATATTGCTTCCTGCCTTCTTTTTGACTCAAATTTCCTGTGCTCAGAAAAATGTAAAAACTTTAAAATCGGCTTACAAAAAAGACTTCGTTATGGGAGTAGCTATTGGTACCGAGCATATTCTGGAAAAGGATGCCAAAGCCAATGAATTGATTAAGTCTGAATATAACGGCATTACTGCAGAAAATATCATGAAAGCTGAGGTGATTCATCCACAGTGGGACAAATACAATTTTGACCTGGCTGACAAATTTGTGGATTTGGGTAAAAAAAATAACATGTACATCACCGGTCATACTTTAGTGTGGCATTCTCAGCTTCCTCCATTTATCAGAAGAAACACCAGTAAAGATTCTGTTCAGACTTTCATGAGAAATCACATAGCGACTGTTGCCGGCAGATATGCAGGGAAAATTGACAGCTGGGATGTAGTAAACGAAGCTCTGGAAGAAGACGGAACCCTTCGGAAATCTGTTTATCTCAAAACTCTGGGTGAAGGTTACATTCAGGAAGCATTTGAACTTGCCGCCAAAGCCGACCCAAAAGCCGCTCTGTATTACAATGATTATAACATTGAGCAACCTGCCAAAAGAAAAGGAGCCATCGAAATCGTAAAAAAATTGAAAGCCGCCGGAGTAAAAATTGATGGTGTAGGTATTCAGGGTCACTGGAGTATCAATACTTTGAATCTGCAGGAAATCGAAGATGCAATCGTTGACTTTTCAAAATTAGGGGTAAAAGTTGCTTTTACCGAGCTAGATCTTACCGTTTTACCCAATCCATGGGATATGAAAGGTGCTGATGTTAACCAGAGTTATAAAAATTCGCCACAAATGAATCCTTATACTGCCGGTATGCCTGATTCAGTTGGTGTGGTATTGGCCCAAAAATATGAAGACTTGTTTAAACTGTTTTTGAAGCATAAAGACACAATAAGCCGAATCACCTTCTGGGGTGTAAATGACGGTCATTCATGGCTCAATGGTTTCCCGATTCGTGGTCGCGTAAATTATCCTTTGCTTTTTGATAGAAATTATGAAAAGAAAAAGGCTTATTTTTCAGTTTTAAATCTAAAAAAGTAA
- a CDS encoding acetylxylan esterase, translating to MKKLISLIAIIFICQIAYAQFGLSPAQRDSINKLTEADYSQMLSQLNIDKSQIRRGPSGNPKDPNAANSDENKVNTYILPDPLILKNGKKVSSVKVWNEQRRPEIVMDFENEVYGKLPENIPGVNWQVVYSRDTVIGNFPIKEKLLKGIVDNSAYPKINVVINLLVATPLGAKNAVPVVIEFGFIKNPFSSGPIKPMGLGGAGEPTWQEQLISRGYGYAILEPSSIQADNGAGLSSGIIGLTNKGLYRKPDDWCTLRAWAWGASRALDYFETDKDIDATKIAIEGLSRYGKAALVTMAFEPRISLGFIGSSGAGGAKILRRNFGEQVENLASSSEYHWFCGNFIKYTSQKTTADLPVDAHELVAICAPRPVFISAGSPQVEGNWIDAKGMFLGGVHAGPVYKLFGKKDLGTSIFPKMGAALIGGELAFRQHAGGHSTGPNWSTWIAWAGKYWD from the coding sequence ATGAAAAAACTCATTTCCTTAATTGCCATTATTTTTATTTGCCAAATTGCCTATGCCCAATTTGGTCTTTCTCCGGCACAGCGGGATAGTATTAACAAACTAACCGAAGCCGATTATAGTCAGATGCTTAGCCAGTTGAATATTGATAAGAGTCAGATAAGAAGAGGGCCGTCTGGAAATCCGAAAGACCCCAATGCTGCCAACAGTGACGAAAACAAGGTGAATACTTATATTTTACCTGACCCTTTAATTTTAAAAAATGGCAAAAAAGTAAGCTCGGTTAAAGTATGGAATGAGCAAAGACGTCCTGAAATCGTCATGGATTTTGAAAATGAGGTTTATGGAAAATTACCTGAAAATATTCCGGGAGTAAATTGGCAGGTGGTATATAGTCGGGATACGGTAATTGGCAATTTTCCGATAAAAGAGAAATTATTAAAAGGAATTGTTGATAATTCTGCCTATCCTAAAATAAATGTAGTGATAAATTTATTGGTTGCTACTCCTTTAGGTGCGAAAAATGCCGTTCCTGTGGTTATAGAATTTGGTTTTATTAAAAATCCATTTTCGTCTGGTCCTATTAAACCAATGGGATTAGGAGGAGCTGGTGAACCCACCTGGCAGGAACAGTTAATTTCCAGAGGGTATGGATATGCAATTCTTGAACCATCAAGCATTCAGGCTGATAATGGTGCTGGCCTATCCAGTGGAATTATTGGGTTAACTAATAAAGGGTTGTATCGAAAACCCGACGATTGGTGTACTTTGAGAGCATGGGCATGGGGTGCTAGCAGAGCTTTGGATTATTTTGAAACTGACAAAGATATTGATGCTACAAAAATTGCCATCGAGGGTTTGTCAAGATATGGTAAAGCAGCTTTGGTAACGATGGCTTTTGAACCTCGCATCTCTTTAGGATTCATTGGTTCAAGTGGAGCAGGAGGTGCAAAAATATTGAGACGGAATTTTGGAGAACAAGTAGAGAATCTGGCTTCATCATCAGAATATCATTGGTTTTGTGGAAATTTTATAAAATATACAAGCCAGAAAACAACGGCTGATTTACCGGTCGATGCCCACGAGTTAGTAGCGATTTGTGCTCCCAGGCCAGTATTTATCAGTGCAGGGTCTCCCCAAGTTGAAGGCAACTGGATTGATGCTAAAGGGATGTTCCTGGGAGGTGTACATGCAGGACCAGTCTATAAATTATTTGGAAAAAAGGATTTGGGAACTTCAATATTTCCAAAAATGGGAGCAGCCTTGATTGGAGGTGAACTGGCATTCAGGCAACACGCCGGCGGGCACAGCACAGGCCCCAACTGGAGCACATGGATAGCCTGGGCCGGAAAATATTGGGATTAA
- a CDS encoding MFS transporter has protein sequence MSQESQKLSVLEKIGYSLGDLAANLVFQTLVTYLAYFYTDIYGLKTEDATLVTLFVGLFAAFVFNPVMGAIADRTSTRWGKFRPWILWTAIPLGIAALLAFSTPDFSYKGKVIYAVITYSFLLLLYAANNLPYSALSGVITSDMGERNSMSAYRFVAVMFSQFFVQVFMYNLILKAGGGDKAVGIEKVMTILAIVGTLMLLITFLTTKERVVPKPEQKSSLSEDLKDLSKNIPWIIMLVVTTLIFITLAMKGGSYVYYFENYVDKAQITAFLDPIKPYLPTFENDTAMGLGVFNGGGILIGLIGIMWSKKLADKFGKRNVFMASLFVSTLFILVFYFYPPQSVGLMFLTQILHMFFYGISTPILWTMIADVADYSEWKNNRRATAIIFAAMMIGLKGGLSIGSALLTKILNIFDYQPGSTTGQSAETINGIKMLVSVFPSISFFIAFGLLFFYEINKNMEGQIQSDLEKRRG, from the coding sequence ATGAGTCAAGAATCTCAAAAACTCTCTGTACTTGAAAAAATTGGGTATAGTCTCGGCGATTTGGCGGCCAATCTGGTATTCCAGACCTTGGTAACCTATCTGGCCTATTTTTACACCGATATTTACGGCCTGAAAACCGAAGATGCTACCCTGGTAACACTTTTTGTAGGTCTTTTTGCGGCATTTGTATTTAATCCTGTGATGGGTGCCATCGCTGACCGTACCAGTACCCGTTGGGGAAAATTCCGTCCCTGGATTCTCTGGACGGCCATTCCACTTGGAATAGCAGCACTTTTGGCATTTAGCACTCCTGATTTTTCGTATAAAGGAAAAGTAATTTATGCGGTTATTACTTATAGCTTTTTGCTTTTGTTGTATGCTGCCAATAACCTGCCTTATTCAGCATTAAGTGGTGTGATTACCAGTGACATGGGCGAGCGTAACAGCATGTCGGCCTATAGGTTTGTGGCGGTTATGTTTTCACAGTTTTTTGTGCAGGTTTTTATGTACAACCTTATCCTAAAAGCCGGAGGAGGCGATAAAGCCGTAGGTATCGAAAAAGTAATGACAATACTGGCCATCGTGGGTACCCTAATGCTATTGATTACTTTTTTGACTACCAAAGAAAGAGTGGTTCCCAAACCCGAGCAAAAATCTTCTCTTTCCGAAGACCTTAAGGACCTTTCCAAAAACATTCCATGGATCATCATGTTGGTAGTAACCACTTTGATTTTTATTACCCTGGCTATGAAAGGAGGCTCTTATGTATATTATTTTGAAAACTACGTTGACAAGGCCCAGATTACAGCTTTTCTTGATCCGATAAAGCCCTATTTGCCCACTTTTGAAAACGACACAGCCATGGGCTTAGGAGTGTTTAACGGAGGTGGTATTCTAATAGGATTAATCGGTATTATGTGGTCCAAAAAACTTGCCGATAAGTTTGGGAAAAGAAATGTTTTTATGGCCTCATTGTTTGTTTCGACCTTGTTTATTCTTGTTTTTTATTTTTATCCTCCCCAAAGTGTAGGATTGATGTTTTTGACTCAGATACTCCACATGTTTTTTTATGGTATCAGCACCCCGATTCTATGGACCATGATAGCCGATGTGGCCGATTATTCTGAATGGAAAAACAACCGTAGGGCTACAGCAATCATTTTTGCTGCTATGATGATTGGTCTAAAAGGTGGTCTGAGTATAGGAAGTGCACTTTTAACCAAAATTTTGAATATTTTTGATTATCAACCAGGAAGTACCACCGGTCAGTCGGCAGAAACTATCAATGGTATCAAAATGCTTGTAAGTGTTTTTCCTTCGATTTCATTTTTTATCGCATTTGGTCTTTTGTTTTTTTATGAAATAAATAAGAATATGGAAGGGCAGATTCAATCTGATTTAGAAAAAAGAAGGGGCTGA
- a CDS encoding polysaccharide deacetylase family protein encodes MKKHLLVFVFALIVFDKSFSQIRVPSLISDNMVLQRDKPVKVWGWASPKEKISLTHNKKTIKTTATPEGKWEIVLPAQSAATGQEIVLKGKNEIRIKNVAFGDVYFCSGQSNMVHQMELHHVLYAKDIAEANNPDIRHFWIPTMTHLSGPKDDIPNASWKVTNPENVRQFSAVAYFFAKKIYDKYKIPVGLINASVGGTPIEAWTSEDGLKDFESIYATIQKNKDTAFVNRFSRFPRPQFKSEDKGLSETPKWFEINYQPKGWLPITVPGYWEDQGIKDLNGVVWYRKEVEVPASFVSKPAKVFLGRIVDADMLYINGKQVGQTTYMYPQRRYPLPDGLLKAGKNIFVVKVTNNGGKGGFVPDKPYSLIAGNDTLDLKGTWQYKVGEAFAPMGGFFPGFSAQNQPATLYNAMAAPVTPYGIKGFLWYQGESNAGRPQIYTDLQKAQILDWRKQWNQGELPFLFVQLPNFMDASYLPSESQWAELREAQLKATEVPNTAMAVGIDLGEWNDIHPDNKKDVGERLALAAMNVIYEEKQTEYSGPRLVSNEVIDKKMVLTFDHLSESIHSKDGEELRWFSVAGSDKKFHWAKARIVDFNKIELQSDKVIRPKYVRYAWQDNPTDVNFYNSAGLPASPFRTDGQDLDEKKPWKGKKCAVVLTYDDALNVHLDNVIPALDSLGLKGTFYMTVSSEASQKRINDWRRAAGNGHELGNHTVYHPCDATGPGMSWVKPEYDLSKYTMSQIQAEIKMCNAYLKAIDGKDKRTFAFTCGHKKVAEGEFIQTMSKEFIAARSVRHEMHSFQDQKMMDIDCYSMVDQTGEQMIELVKQAEKEGKLLVFLFHGVGGEHNLNVSKEAHSQLIHYLEENQKDIYVDTMFNVSENINALRK; translated from the coding sequence ATGAAAAAACATCTGCTTGTTTTCGTATTCGCATTAATTGTTTTTGATAAATCCTTCTCCCAAATCCGGGTTCCAAGCTTAATATCTGACAATATGGTATTGCAGCGGGATAAACCTGTAAAAGTGTGGGGTTGGGCCTCACCTAAAGAGAAGATTTCGCTTACGCATAACAAAAAGACAATCAAAACGACAGCCACTCCTGAAGGGAAATGGGAAATTGTACTCCCGGCACAATCAGCGGCTACCGGTCAGGAAATAGTTTTGAAAGGAAAAAATGAAATCAGAATCAAAAATGTAGCCTTTGGGGATGTGTATTTTTGCTCTGGTCAGAGCAATATGGTACATCAGATGGAGCTGCACCATGTGCTGTATGCAAAAGACATCGCTGAGGCCAATAATCCAGATATCCGGCATTTCTGGATCCCGACCATGACCCATCTTTCCGGTCCCAAAGATGACATTCCTAACGCTTCATGGAAAGTTACCAACCCTGAAAATGTGCGTCAGTTTTCAGCTGTGGCCTATTTTTTTGCAAAAAAGATTTATGATAAATACAAAATTCCTGTTGGTCTTATCAATGCAAGCGTTGGAGGAACACCCATAGAGGCCTGGACCAGCGAAGATGGCCTTAAGGATTTTGAGAGTATTTATGCTACAATCCAAAAAAACAAAGACACGGCTTTTGTAAACAGATTTTCAAGATTCCCGAGACCACAGTTTAAATCAGAAGACAAAGGCCTTTCAGAAACTCCCAAATGGTTTGAAATAAATTATCAACCCAAAGGCTGGCTACCCATCACCGTTCCCGGCTATTGGGAAGATCAGGGCATAAAAGACCTCAACGGAGTGGTTTGGTACCGAAAAGAAGTGGAAGTGCCGGCATCATTCGTTAGTAAACCCGCGAAGGTTTTTCTGGGAAGAATCGTGGATGCTGACATGCTGTATATCAATGGGAAGCAGGTGGGTCAAACCACCTACATGTATCCGCAACGCAGGTATCCTTTGCCTGATGGCTTGTTGAAAGCCGGCAAAAATATATTTGTGGTAAAAGTTACCAATAATGGCGGAAAAGGAGGCTTTGTGCCCGACAAACCTTATTCTCTTATTGCCGGAAACGATACTTTGGACCTGAAAGGAACCTGGCAATATAAAGTAGGAGAAGCATTTGCTCCGATGGGTGGTTTCTTCCCGGGTTTTTCAGCTCAGAACCAGCCGGCAACACTTTACAATGCCATGGCAGCACCTGTGACACCTTACGGCATAAAAGGATTTTTGTGGTATCAGGGCGAAAGCAATGCCGGCAGACCACAAATTTATACCGATTTACAGAAAGCACAGATTTTGGATTGGAGAAAACAATGGAATCAAGGGGAATTGCCTTTCCTATTTGTGCAGTTGCCCAACTTTATGGATGCCAGTTATCTTCCTTCTGAAAGTCAATGGGCCGAGCTGAGGGAGGCTCAACTGAAAGCCACTGAAGTACCCAATACTGCCATGGCTGTGGGTATTGACCTCGGTGAATGGAATGACATACACCCTGACAATAAGAAAGATGTAGGTGAAAGGCTGGCTTTGGCAGCAATGAATGTGATTTATGAAGAAAAACAAACTGAGTATTCTGGTCCAAGATTGGTATCTAATGAGGTTATAGACAAAAAGATGGTTTTGACTTTCGACCATTTGTCTGAATCCATTCATTCAAAAGACGGAGAAGAGCTTAGATGGTTTTCGGTGGCAGGTTCTGACAAAAAATTTCATTGGGCAAAAGCCAGGATAGTTGATTTTAATAAAATAGAGTTGCAGAGTGATAAAGTCATTCGACCAAAATATGTGCGTTATGCCTGGCAAGATAATCCTACCGATGTTAATTTTTACAATTCTGCCGGCTTGCCTGCCTCGCCTTTCCGAACCGATGGCCAGGATTTGGATGAGAAAAAGCCTTGGAAAGGTAAAAAATGTGCAGTGGTACTTACTTATGACGATGCCCTCAATGTGCACCTTGACAACGTGATTCCTGCTTTGGATTCGCTGGGTTTGAAAGGTACTTTTTATATGACTGTTTCGTCTGAAGCTTCTCAAAAAAGAATCAATGACTGGCGAAGAGCAGCTGGAAATGGGCATGAATTAGGCAATCATACAGTTTATCACCCTTGCGATGCTACAGGTCCGGGAATGTCATGGGTAAAACCTGAGTATGATTTGAGTAAATACACGATGAGCCAGATTCAGGCCGAAATCAAAATGTGTAATGCTTATTTGAAAGCCATTGACGGAAAAGACAAAAGGACCTTTGCTTTTACATGTGGACATAAGAAAGTTGCTGAAGGGGAGTTTATTCAGACGATGAGTAAAGAATTCATTGCTGCTCGGTCTGTGAGACATGAAATGCATTCATTTCAGGATCAAAAAATGATGGACATAGATTGCTACAGTATGGTGGATCAAACCGGTGAACAGATGATCGAGTTGGTAAAACAAGCCGAAAAAGAAGGTAAATTATTGGTGTTTTTATTTCATGGAGTAGGAGGAGAGCATAATCTTAATGTAAGCAAAGAAGCTCACAGTCAGCTGATTCATTATTTGGAGGAAAATCAAAAAGATATTTATGTGGACACTATGTTTAATGTCTCTGAAAATATAAATGCATTGAGGAAATGA
- a CDS encoding glycoside hydrolase family 43 protein: MPEDSIEHIDFKELNKKAISQPLVSHIYTADPSAHVFDGKIYIYPSHDVDAGEAFDDLGSHFAMEDYHVISMDSIDSPAKDHGVALHVDQVQWAEKQMWAPDANEKDGKYYLFFPAKDHDGIFKIGVAISDSPTGPFKPQPEAIKDSFSIDPAVFKDDDGSYYMYFGGIWGGQLQRWREGVFNASSPESPFAHLPAENEPALCPKVAKLTDDLLEFAHPAKDLVILDENGQQLLQGDIDRRFFEASWMHKYNGKYYFSYSTGDSHYICYAIGDNPYGPFTYAGRILEPVVGWTSHHSICEVAGKWYLFYHDSSLSEGVTHLRSVKLAEIQYDADGKILTLEPYRK, encoded by the coding sequence ATGCCAGAAGATAGCATAGAACACATTGATTTTAAAGAGCTTAATAAAAAGGCAATTTCACAGCCTTTAGTGTCTCATATTTATACAGCCGACCCATCGGCACATGTATTTGATGGGAAAATTTATATTTATCCATCACATGATGTGGACGCGGGCGAAGCATTTGATGACCTCGGAAGTCATTTTGCAATGGAAGATTACCATGTGATTTCGATGGACAGCATTGATAGTCCGGCCAAAGATCATGGCGTTGCCTTGCATGTAGATCAGGTTCAATGGGCCGAAAAACAAATGTGGGCACCGGATGCTAACGAAAAAGACGGCAAATATTATCTTTTCTTTCCTGCGAAAGATCATGATGGGATTTTCAAAATCGGTGTGGCCATCAGCGATTCTCCTACCGGGCCATTTAAACCACAGCCCGAAGCTATAAAAGATAGCTTCTCTATCGACCCGGCTGTTTTCAAAGACGACGATGGCTCCTATTATATGTATTTTGGAGGCATCTGGGGCGGACAGCTCCAGCGTTGGCGTGAAGGGGTTTTTAATGCTTCGTCGCCGGAAAGCCCGTTTGCCCACTTACCTGCTGAAAACGAGCCTGCATTATGCCCGAAAGTAGCCAAGTTGACAGATGACCTACTTGAATTTGCCCATCCTGCCAAAGATTTAGTGATTTTGGATGAAAATGGTCAGCAACTGCTTCAGGGTGATATTGACCGCAGATTTTTTGAGGCCTCCTGGATGCACAAATACAACGGAAAATACTATTTCTCCTATTCAACAGGTGACTCACATTATATCTGCTACGCCATTGGTGACAACCCTTACGGGCCATTTACCTATGCCGGTAGGATTCTCGAACCTGTAGTGGGCTGGACTTCCCATCATTCTATTTGTGAGGTTGCCGGCAAATGGTATTTATTCTATCATGATTCCAGTCTTTCAGAAGGTGTTACGCACCTGAGAAGTGTAAAATTAGCCGAAATCCAATACGATGCCGATGGCAAGATTCTGACTTTAGAGCCGTATCGCAAGTAG